From a region of the Tateyamaria omphalii genome:
- a CDS encoding class I SAM-dependent DNA methyltransferase: MLSRLIPFDRPRPPARGGALQTIYDAAATGWQDGISKLGFLAAYADLMQAAHAPPSQPRVLDVGTGTGAFAGAWVDAHGTPACLTLTDISPAMLDTASARLPQARTIVASVGKTPDDLPPQDVVLCAHVIEHLDDPNASLTWLFERVAPGGILILALSRPHWCTALVRWRWGNAAYTPEHARTMLAVAGFTDIALHPFTHGPPSRVSHGYIARRP, from the coding sequence ATGCTGAGCCGCCTCATCCCCTTTGACCGCCCGCGCCCACCCGCGCGCGGTGGCGCATTGCAAACCATCTACGATGCCGCCGCAACCGGATGGCAGGACGGCATTTCAAAACTGGGGTTTCTGGCGGCCTATGCCGATCTGATGCAAGCCGCACATGCGCCACCCTCCCAGCCGCGCGTGCTTGACGTTGGGACCGGCACCGGCGCGTTTGCCGGTGCATGGGTGGATGCGCACGGCACACCCGCGTGTTTGACGCTGACGGATATCTCTCCGGCCATGCTCGACACGGCATCCGCGCGCTTGCCACAGGCGAGGACCATTGTCGCCTCGGTGGGCAAGACGCCCGACGACCTGCCCCCGCAGGACGTTGTGCTGTGCGCCCATGTGATTGAGCATCTGGATGATCCAAACGCGTCCCTGACCTGGCTCTTTGAGCGGGTGGCGCCGGGCGGGATACTCATCCTCGCCCTGTCGCGCCCGCATTGGTGCACGGCCCTGGTGCGGTGGCGTTGGGGCAATGCGGCCTACACGCCCGAACACGCGCGGACCATGCTCGCGGTCGCAGGGTTCACAGACATCGCGCTGCACCCCTTTACCCATGGCCCGCCCTCGCGTGTGTCGCACGGCTACATTGCACGACGCCCCTGA
- the surE gene encoding 5'/3'-nucleotidase SurE: protein MRILITNDDGISAPGLAVLERIAAEVAGPDGHITTVAPAFEQSGVAHCINYARPFMFQQIGPNRFTVEGSPADCVLAGLHQVLDGQPDLILSGVNRGNNSAENALYSGTLGAAIEGALQGVLSIALSQYFGPENRALDDPFEASAAHCKDLIERIVAATPQVQPGYQLFYNVNIPPVAAASVKGTRIVPQGLRPGVGFHTEQTQSPNGRNFLWIRGGDQQVPTAPGTDAAVNLDGYISVTPMRADLTAHDMLDHLGPIAT, encoded by the coding sequence ATGCGCATTCTCATCACAAATGACGACGGTATCTCGGCCCCGGGGCTTGCGGTGCTGGAACGGATCGCAGCCGAAGTGGCAGGGCCGGACGGGCATATCACCACGGTAGCACCCGCGTTCGAGCAATCAGGCGTGGCCCACTGCATCAACTACGCCCGTCCCTTCATGTTCCAGCAGATCGGCCCCAACCGCTTCACGGTCGAAGGGTCACCAGCGGACTGCGTGCTGGCAGGCCTGCACCAGGTGCTCGACGGACAGCCCGACCTGATCCTGTCGGGGGTCAACCGGGGCAACAACTCCGCCGAAAACGCGCTCTACTCCGGCACCCTTGGTGCGGCCATCGAAGGGGCGCTGCAAGGCGTGCTCTCCATCGCGCTGTCGCAGTATTTCGGGCCGGAGAACCGCGCGCTCGACGACCCGTTCGAGGCCTCCGCCGCCCACTGCAAGGACCTGATTGAGCGGATTGTCGCCGCCACCCCGCAGGTGCAGCCGGGCTACCAGCTCTTTTACAACGTGAATATCCCCCCAGTGGCTGCCGCGTCCGTCAAGGGCACGCGGATCGTCCCCCAAGGGCTGCGCCCCGGCGTCGGCTTTCACACCGAACAGACGCAATCGCCGAACGGGCGCAACTTTCTTTGGATCCGGGGCGGCGACCAGCAGGTGCCCACAGCACCCGGCACGGACGCGGCGGTGAACCTCGATGGTTATATCTCGGTCACGCCCATGCGCGCGGACCTCACGGCGCATGACATGCTGGACCATCTTGGACCCATCGCCACATGA
- a CDS encoding protein-L-isoaspartate(D-aspartate) O-methyltransferase, whose product MTDDDLATRKMQFLYALRSKGVTDKRVLGAMEEIDRGPFVRGLFAERAYEDMPLPIACGQTISQPSVVGLMTQALQITPRDKVLEIGTGSGYQAAILAKLARRVYTIDRHRRLVREARDIFDELNLHTITAITGDGSHGLEDQAPFDRILVTAAAEDPPGPLLAQLKEGGIMVLPVGQSDAVQSLIRVHKTANGLEYDELRDVRFVPLLEGLGKD is encoded by the coding sequence ATGACCGACGACGATCTCGCCACGCGCAAGATGCAGTTCCTGTATGCCCTGCGGTCCAAGGGCGTGACGGACAAGCGCGTGCTGGGCGCGATGGAAGAGATTGACCGCGGCCCCTTTGTCCGTGGGCTTTTTGCCGAACGCGCCTACGAGGATATGCCGCTGCCGATCGCCTGCGGGCAGACGATCAGCCAGCCGTCGGTGGTGGGGCTGATGACGCAGGCACTGCAAATCACCCCACGGGACAAGGTGCTCGAGATCGGGACCGGCTCGGGGTACCAGGCCGCCATCCTCGCCAAGCTGGCGCGCCGGGTCTACACCATCGACCGGCACCGGCGGCTCGTGCGCGAGGCGCGCGATATCTTTGACGAACTGAACCTGCACACGATCACGGCCATCACCGGCGACGGCTCGCACGGGTTGGAGGATCAGGCGCCCTTTGACCGCATCCTTGTGACCGCCGCCGCCGAGGACCCGCCGGGCCCTCTGCTTGCCCAACTCAAGGAGGGCGGCATCATGGTCCTGCCCGTCGGCCAATCCGACGCAGTGCAAAGCCTGATCCGCGTGCACAAGACAGCAAACGGCCTCGAATATGACGAATTGCGCGATGTGCGCTTTGTTCCTTTGCTCGAGGGCTTGGGCAAAGACTGA
- a CDS encoding LysM peptidoglycan-binding domain-containing M23 family metallopeptidase, translating to MIPTKQRRRAPLMMATCGLLVLAACDEPLDFDLRGLGGGFSTAPAVQNVTADRPQPDDRGVISYPNYQVAVAERGDTLADVAARVGLTPEELARFNGVGADVPLRAGEVVALPRRVSEPSPATGAIGTGPIQPGAVDVTTLAGNAIDNAAPTPVAQSPGTTQPQTGQEPVRHKVERGETAFTIARLYQVPVKSLAEWNGLGADFAIREGQFLLIPVARAAAPSRVDDSSTTAPGSGTPTPLPPSAAQPLPEDDTATTPEATPDPAKPVADVGQPTNAARPSDMALPLQGTIIRDYAKGRNEGIDIQAAPGSAVSAAADGTVAAITQSAEGVPIIVVRHPDNLLTVYANVADVTVAKGDSVSRGQSIAKLRDTADTAYLHFEVRDGFDSVNPNPFFE from the coding sequence ATGATCCCGACAAAACAGCGCCGCCGTGCGCCCCTGATGATGGCAACATGTGGCTTGCTGGTGCTCGCCGCCTGTGACGAGCCGCTTGATTTCGACCTGCGCGGCCTGGGCGGCGGGTTTTCAACCGCACCCGCGGTGCAGAACGTGACGGCGGATCGCCCGCAACCGGATGATCGGGGCGTGATCTCCTATCCCAACTACCAGGTCGCGGTGGCCGAGCGGGGTGATACGCTGGCGGACGTCGCCGCGCGCGTCGGTCTGACGCCAGAGGAACTGGCCCGCTTCAACGGTGTCGGCGCGGACGTCCCCCTGCGCGCGGGCGAAGTTGTCGCCCTGCCCCGCCGTGTGTCCGAACCCTCCCCCGCCACGGGCGCCATCGGCACCGGCCCCATTCAGCCGGGCGCTGTGGACGTCACAACGCTGGCGGGCAACGCCATCGACAACGCGGCGCCCACGCCGGTGGCCCAGTCCCCCGGCACGACCCAGCCACAAACCGGCCAGGAACCCGTCCGGCACAAGGTCGAACGGGGCGAGACGGCCTTTACCATCGCGCGGCTCTACCAGGTGCCGGTCAAGTCGCTGGCTGAATGGAACGGCCTCGGCGCGGACTTTGCCATACGCGAAGGTCAGTTCCTGCTGATCCCCGTGGCGCGCGCCGCAGCGCCAAGCCGGGTTGACGATAGCAGCACAACAGCACCCGGCAGCGGCACACCCACGCCGCTGCCCCCCAGCGCGGCCCAGCCGCTGCCCGAGGACGACACGGCGACCACGCCAGAGGCGACGCCGGACCCTGCAAAACCGGTGGCCGATGTCGGCCAGCCCACCAATGCGGCCCGCCCCTCGGACATGGCACTGCCGCTTCAGGGAACCATCATCCGCGACTACGCCAAGGGTCGGAATGAAGGCATCGACATCCAGGCCGCACCCGGCAGCGCCGTCAGCGCCGCCGCCGACGGAACCGTCGCCGCCATCACCCAAAGCGCCGAAGGCGTTCCGATCATCGTGGTCCGTCACCCCGACAACCTGCTGACGGTCTATGCCAATGTCGCGGACGTGACGGTGGCAAAGGGCGACAGCGTCTCGCGCGGGCAATCCATTGCAAAGCTGCGCGACACCGCCGACACCGCATACTTGCATTTCGAGGTGCGCGACGGGTTCGACAGCGTGAACCCCAACCCGTTCTTCGAGTAA
- a CDS encoding Hint domain-containing protein, with translation MPVFYGYSALLGTQTTVNGSANNYAFAPSGTWRYTGETTYFVVNENDGATNFNGDGANNETVQTQERIGQIGEQTVTIDGTDRQLIWDYTFTVTDGTTTWQVAVIDVDLNNDNDLNDGADASATDEDGYFLVFPDGFPPADTDLTIGGITDNGELVPHTSLGGTVVCFASGMLIDTPQGPRAIETLEAGDLVLTADTGPQPIQWTGHTTVVAMDDLAPIVITAGTLGNEADLVVSPQHAILLSDWRAEILFGQEEVLIRAKDLLCMDGVYRKSGGRVTYHHILLDTHNVVRSHGIWSETLYPGSVAMGAVGDAARDEIARLFPDLNGYGPMCALCLKGYEAQLLAA, from the coding sequence ATGCCCGTTTTCTATGGCTACAGCGCACTACTTGGCACTCAGACAACGGTCAACGGCAGCGCGAACAACTATGCTTTCGCCCCGTCGGGCACCTGGCGCTACACGGGCGAAACAACCTATTTCGTCGTGAACGAAAACGACGGCGCGACCAATTTCAACGGCGACGGCGCCAACAACGAAACGGTGCAGACCCAGGAACGCATCGGCCAGATCGGCGAACAGACCGTCACCATCGACGGGACCGACCGGCAGCTGATCTGGGACTACACCTTTACCGTCACCGACGGCACCACCACCTGGCAGGTGGCCGTCATCGACGTTGACCTGAACAACGACAACGATCTGAACGACGGCGCCGATGCCTCCGCCACGGACGAGGACGGGTATTTCCTGGTCTTCCCGGATGGGTTCCCCCCTGCCGACACCGATCTGACCATCGGCGGCATCACCGACAACGGAGAGCTGGTGCCCCACACCAGCCTCGGCGGCACGGTTGTGTGCTTTGCCTCCGGCATGCTGATCGACACGCCCCAAGGCCCTCGCGCCATCGAAACGCTGGAGGCCGGCGATCTGGTGCTGACGGCCGATACCGGTCCACAACCGATCCAGTGGACGGGGCATACCACCGTTGTCGCGATGGACGACCTCGCCCCCATCGTCATCACGGCAGGCACCCTCGGCAACGAAGCCGATCTGGTCGTGTCGCCGCAGCACGCGATCCTGCTCAGCGATTGGCGTGCGGAGATTCTGTTCGGTCAGGAAGAGGTCCTGATCCGCGCCAAGGACCTGCTGTGCATGGACGGTGTATACCGCAAGAGCGGCGGGCGCGTGACTTACCATCACATCTTGCTCGACACCCACAACGTCGTGCGGTCCCACGGCATCTGGAGCGAAACGCTCTACCCCGGATCGGTGGCCATGGGTGCAGTCGGCGACGCCGCGCGGGACGAGATTGCCCGCCTCTTTCCCGATCTGAACGGATACGGGCCCATGTGCGCGCTCTGCCTCAAAGGGTACGAGGCGCAGCTGCTGGCGGCCTAG
- a CDS encoding ATP-binding protein, translating to MDRIAAALERMAPAPLEAPDFAAASAFVWQTGPDRLEPVAQVARVPLDLLLGVDRSRDTLLANTRQFAQGLPANNALLWGARGMGKSSLVKAIHGALEVEHKALKIVELHREDLPSVGRLLAVLRQAPDARFILFCDDLSFSHDDQHYKSLKAVLDGGIEGRPDNVILYATSNRRHLMPRDMIENERGSAINPSEAVEEKVSLSDRFGLWLGFHACDQDQYLAMIRGYCAAYGVEIDDDTLWAEAIEWQATRGSRSGRVAWQYFCDLAGRRGVAL from the coding sequence ATGGACCGCATTGCGGCGGCGCTGGAGCGTATGGCGCCCGCGCCGCTGGAGGCACCGGATTTTGCCGCCGCCTCAGCCTTTGTCTGGCAGACCGGGCCGGACCGGTTGGAGCCTGTGGCGCAGGTTGCCCGTGTGCCGCTGGATTTGTTGCTGGGCGTGGACCGGTCGCGCGATACGCTGCTGGCCAACACGCGGCAGTTTGCCCAAGGCTTGCCTGCGAACAACGCGCTGCTTTGGGGTGCGCGGGGCATGGGGAAATCCAGTCTGGTCAAGGCGATACATGGCGCACTTGAGGTAGAGCACAAGGCGCTGAAGATCGTCGAGCTGCACCGCGAGGACTTGCCATCGGTTGGCCGCTTGCTGGCGGTGCTGCGTCAGGCGCCGGATGCGCGGTTCATCCTGTTCTGCGACGATCTGAGTTTCAGCCACGATGATCAGCACTACAAATCGCTCAAGGCGGTGCTCGATGGCGGGATCGAGGGGCGACCGGACAATGTGATCCTGTACGCCACGTCGAATCGCCGCCACCTGATGCCGCGCGATATGATCGAGAACGAGCGGGGCAGTGCCATCAACCCGTCCGAGGCGGTCGAGGAAAAGGTGAGCCTGTCGGACCGGTTCGGCCTGTGGCTGGGCTTTCATGCCTGCGATCAGGATCAGTATCTTGCCATGATCCGGGGCTATTGCGCGGCCTATGGTGTCGAGATCGACGACGACACGCTGTGGGCCGAGGCCATTGAATGGCAGGCCACGCGCGGGTCGCGGTCAGGCCGGGTGGCGTGGCAATATTTCTGTGATCTGGCGGGGCGTCGCGGCGTCGCGCTCTAG